Proteins encoded within one genomic window of Pectobacterium araliae:
- the ptrA gene encoding pitrilysin: MRKQWIWITGWFLLFTFWLPASWAETGWQPLAQTIRKSEKDPRQYQAIKLDNGMTVLLVSDPQAPKSLASLALPIGSLDDPNNQLGLAHYLEHMVLMGSKRYPEPEALSEFLKKHGGSHNASTASYRTAFYLEVENDALRPAVDRMADAIAEPLLDPVNADRERNAVNAELTMARSRDGHRIAQVGAETLNPAHPSARFSGGNLETLSDKPDSKLHDELVKFYQKYYSANLMKGVIYSNQPLPELAKLAVDTFGRIDNHNASVPAVTVPVTTEKQRGVMIHYVPAQPRKQLRIEFRVSDISQEFRSKTDTYISYLLGNRSQNTLSDWLQKEGLVESIGAGSSQVIDRNGGMFAISVSLTDKGLAQRDEVIAAIFRYLQQIRTEGIQQRYFDEIAHVLDLDFRYPSISRDMDYIEWLVDTMLRVPVEHTLDAQYVADRYDPKAIAARLDEMTPQNARIWVISPNEPHNKVAYFVDAPYEMDKIPSATFAKWKTLGQKMSLSLPTINPYIPDDFSLINADKAMTKPTLLLNQPGLRVLYMPSHYFADEPKAEITLFLRNQEARSTARNQVLFALNDYLAGLALDELSYQASIGGISFSTRSNDGLVISADGYTQHLPRLLLTLADGYASFTSTEAQLEQAKSWYLQQLDAVEKSKAFEQAIQPIQAVSQLPYFERGERRKLLKDIRLQDVVNYRNDLLQRATPEMLVVGNLAPERVTELANTLKAHLKANGENLSRSGDVKVSKPQLANLQRPGSSTDSALAAVYVPTGYSETESMAYSSVLGQIVQPWFYSQLRTEEQLGYAVFAFPTTVGRQMGIGFLLQSNSKQPAYLYQRYEDFYLKAQKRLREMSEEEFAQYKQGVMNELSQRPQTLGEEASRLRNDLDRENFAFDSREKLLEQIKPLTVAQLADFFQQALKPEGLAVLSQVSGSHHGKADYAAPKGWHTYVDASSLQKTLPREKAPAMSPAPAVSEAIGKVSAQ; the protein is encoded by the coding sequence ATGCGTAAACAGTGGATCTGGATTACCGGATGGTTTCTTTTATTCACATTCTGGCTTCCGGCGAGTTGGGCTGAAACGGGTTGGCAGCCGCTGGCTCAGACCATTCGAAAAAGCGAAAAAGATCCGCGACAATATCAGGCGATCAAACTGGATAACGGCATGACGGTTCTGTTGGTTTCCGATCCACAAGCACCCAAATCGTTGGCATCACTGGCGCTGCCTATTGGTTCGCTGGACGATCCCAATAACCAACTGGGATTAGCGCATTACCTCGAACATATGGTGCTGATGGGATCGAAACGTTACCCGGAACCGGAGGCGCTGTCCGAGTTTTTGAAAAAGCATGGCGGCAGCCACAACGCTAGCACGGCCTCTTACCGTACGGCATTTTATCTGGAAGTGGAAAACGATGCGCTGCGGCCTGCTGTGGATCGGATGGCTGATGCGATTGCGGAACCGTTGCTTGATCCGGTGAATGCCGATCGCGAGCGTAATGCGGTCAATGCGGAATTGACGATGGCGCGTTCGCGTGACGGTCACCGCATAGCACAAGTCGGGGCGGAAACCTTAAATCCGGCGCACCCGAGCGCCCGTTTTTCGGGGGGGAATCTTGAAACCCTGAGCGATAAACCTGACAGTAAACTGCATGATGAGTTGGTGAAGTTCTACCAGAAATACTACTCAGCTAATCTGATGAAGGGGGTTATTTACAGCAATCAGCCTCTGCCTGAATTGGCGAAACTGGCAGTCGACACCTTCGGGCGTATTGACAATCACAATGCTAGCGTTCCAGCGGTTACCGTTCCGGTGACGACGGAAAAGCAGCGTGGCGTAATGATTCACTATGTTCCTGCTCAACCGAGAAAACAGCTGCGCATTGAGTTTCGCGTCAGCGATATTAGCCAGGAATTCCGTAGCAAGACGGATACCTATATCAGCTATCTGCTTGGTAACCGCAGCCAAAATACGCTCTCTGACTGGCTGCAAAAAGAAGGGCTGGTTGAGTCTATCGGCGCAGGTTCTTCACAGGTAATCGACCGTAACGGCGGCATGTTTGCGATTTCGGTCTCGCTGACCGATAAAGGTCTGGCACAGCGTGACGAGGTGATTGCAGCCATATTCCGTTATCTGCAACAAATCCGTACCGAGGGAATTCAGCAGCGCTATTTTGATGAGATCGCGCATGTTCTGGATTTGGATTTCCGCTATCCGTCCATCAGTCGGGATATGGATTACATCGAATGGCTGGTTGATACCATGCTGCGCGTGCCGGTTGAGCATACGCTGGATGCGCAGTATGTGGCGGATCGTTACGATCCGAAGGCGATCGCCGCACGGCTGGATGAGATGACACCGCAGAATGCGCGTATTTGGGTTATCAGCCCGAATGAGCCGCATAATAAAGTGGCCTATTTTGTCGATGCGCCGTACGAGATGGATAAAATCCCGTCTGCGACCTTTGCCAAATGGAAAACGCTGGGGCAGAAAATGTCGCTGTCGTTGCCGACGATCAACCCTTACATCCCAGATGATTTCTCCCTGATCAACGCGGATAAGGCGATGACTAAACCGACGCTCCTGTTGAATCAACCAGGGCTGCGCGTGCTGTACATGCCAAGTCACTATTTTGCCGATGAGCCGAAAGCGGAAATCACGCTGTTCCTGCGTAATCAGGAAGCGCGTAGTACCGCGCGTAATCAGGTGCTGTTTGCGTTAAACGATTATCTGGCAGGTCTGGCGCTGGATGAACTCAGCTATCAGGCATCGATTGGCGGCATCAGTTTCTCTACCCGTAGCAATGATGGTCTGGTGATTAGCGCAGATGGCTATACCCAGCATTTGCCACGGTTGCTACTGACGTTGGCAGATGGTTATGCCTCCTTCACCTCAACGGAAGCACAGCTGGAGCAGGCTAAATCCTGGTATTTGCAGCAGTTGGATGCGGTAGAGAAATCAAAAGCCTTTGAGCAGGCGATACAGCCGATTCAGGCGGTATCCCAACTGCCTTACTTCGAGCGCGGTGAACGCCGTAAGCTGCTGAAGGATATCCGCTTACAGGACGTGGTTAACTACCGCAACGATCTGCTGCAAAGAGCCACGCCGGAAATGCTGGTTGTCGGCAATCTGGCTCCAGAGCGGGTCACCGAGCTAGCGAACACGCTGAAAGCACATCTGAAGGCTAATGGTGAAAATCTGTCACGCAGCGGCGATGTTAAAGTCAGTAAGCCACAGCTTGCTAACCTACAGCGCCCAGGTAGCAGCACAGATTCTGCGTTAGCGGCGGTATATGTACCGACGGGTTATTCGGAAACGGAAAGCATGGCCTATAGCTCGGTGCTGGGGCAGATTGTTCAGCCTTGGTTCTATAGCCAACTGAGAACGGAAGAGCAACTGGGCTATGCGGTTTTTGCCTTCCCGACGACGGTTGGTCGACAGATGGGTATTGGCTTCCTGCTGCAAAGCAATAGCAAACAGCCTGCCTATTTGTATCAGCGCTATGAAGATTTTTACCTGAAAGCGCAAAAGCGTCTGCGTGAGATGAGTGAAGAAGAGTTTGCGCAGTATAAGCAAGGCGTGATGAATGAACTGAGTCAGCGCCCGCAAACATTGGGCGAAGAGGCCAGCCGACTGCGTAACGATTTAGATCGCGAAAATTTTGCTTTTGATTCGCGCGAGAAACTGCTCGAACAAATCAAACCGCTGACGGTGGCGCAACTGGCAGATTTTTTCCAGCAGGCGCTGAAGCCTGAGGGGCTGGCGGTGTTGTCGCAGGTTTCCGGTAGCCATCATGGTAAAGCCGACTACGCTGCTCCGAAAGGGTGGCATACCTACGTGGATGCGTCTTCGTTGCAGAAAACATTACCGCGTGAGAAAGCGCCCGCGATGAGCCCTGCGCCAGCCGTATCGGAAGCTATCGGTAAGGTTTCGGCACAATGA
- the recC gene encoding exodeoxyribonuclease V subunit gamma, protein MFRIYHSNQLDILKELMVELIKRQPLADPFQQEVILVQSPGMAQWLQIELAGDFGIAANIQFPLPGVFLWNMCRYVLSDIPKESAFSKDAMTWKLMHLLPDLLAQPDFAALNHYLQDDDNQRKLHQLAGRVADLFDQYLIYRPEWIKAWQEGKQVDDLGGNQLWQSALWRALVDYTRELAQPEWHHAILYQRFIKALEQANVCPKGLPPRVFICGISALPPIYLQALNALAQHIDVHLLFTNPCRHYWSDIQDYKFLAKLKARNRRLHRFDGEQTDETRSLFRDPSQADMLFNDDGKQSINNPLLASWGKLGRDNLYLLAELDNVQEIDAFVESDGKNLLQTLQRDILELEDHALVAVSHETQNTSTQKRRLALDDRSVDFHACHSPQREVEVLHDRLLAMMADDPELMPRDVIVMMADIDSYTPFIQAVFGNAPDNRYLPFAISDQRARHAHPALQAVISLLDLPTSRFTAEQVLALLEVPALAARFGIQEEGLRRLRLWVVESGVRWGLDDDNVRDLMLPPTGQHTWRFGLTRMLLGYAMDSQVGDWQGVLPYDESSGLIAELAGQLAELLMQIHQWRQRLSQSRVLVDWLPLCRELIETFFDTDSETEAALALVEKQWQYVISMGTVARYPQLVPISRLRDELSRRLDQERLSQRFLAGSINFCTLMPMRSIPFKVVCLLGMNDGVYPRTLPPLGFDLMGRKIKRGDRSRRDDDRYLFLEALLSAQHKLYISYIGRSIQDNTRRYPSVLVSELTEYIAQSYVLPGDEALDIDSSAERVVKHLCREHSRMPFDADNFLSAPQPLSFAAEWLAAANRKGEAQPDFDRETLSERVNDCSISLDDLKRFYRHPVRAFFQLRLGVSFMLHSDELLDEEPFVVDSLNRYQLNSELLNTLIKEGDTEKLYRRARAAGELPYGAFGEIYWQEQQQDMAQLAARVRDELTPALPVSQEVDIILDGVRVSGWLNQVQPDGLLRWRPGTLSMKDGITLWLEHLAYCAAGGQGESRLYGREDTAWCFAALSETQAREQLAVMVDGYRQGMSKPLLLLNKAGSAWLAECYDRESDSLRLDVEAQNKARTRLLQAWQGNMGMRGEGEDYYLQRIVRELDEKRMNEVIEAAKIWLLPPFRFNLA, encoded by the coding sequence ATGTTTAGAATCTATCACTCCAATCAGTTGGATATCTTGAAAGAACTGATGGTTGAGCTGATAAAACGTCAGCCGCTTGCGGACCCCTTCCAGCAGGAAGTGATTTTGGTGCAAAGCCCCGGGATGGCGCAGTGGCTGCAAATTGAACTGGCTGGGGATTTTGGTATTGCTGCCAACATCCAATTCCCGTTGCCCGGCGTTTTCTTGTGGAATATGTGTCGCTATGTGCTGTCAGATATTCCAAAAGAAAGTGCCTTCAGCAAGGATGCGATGACGTGGAAGCTCATGCATTTGCTGCCTGATTTACTGGCACAGCCTGATTTTGCGGCGCTTAACCACTATTTGCAGGATGATGATAACCAGCGAAAGCTGCATCAACTGGCCGGGCGCGTGGCGGATCTTTTTGACCAATACTTGATTTATCGCCCCGAGTGGATCAAAGCATGGCAAGAGGGGAAACAGGTTGACGATCTCGGTGGTAACCAGCTGTGGCAGTCGGCGCTGTGGCGTGCGCTGGTGGATTACACGCGAGAACTGGCGCAACCTGAATGGCACCATGCGATTCTGTATCAACGCTTTATCAAGGCGTTAGAGCAGGCAAACGTGTGTCCGAAAGGCTTGCCGCCACGGGTTTTTATCTGCGGTATTTCAGCGCTTCCCCCTATCTATTTACAGGCGTTGAATGCGCTAGCGCAGCACATTGATGTGCACCTGCTGTTTACCAACCCTTGCCGCCATTATTGGAGTGACATTCAGGATTATAAATTTTTGGCGAAGCTAAAGGCCCGCAATCGTCGCCTACATCGTTTTGACGGTGAGCAGACTGATGAAACCCGCTCGCTCTTTCGCGATCCCTCACAGGCAGACATGCTGTTCAATGACGACGGTAAACAATCAATTAATAACCCGTTGCTGGCATCGTGGGGCAAACTGGGGCGAGATAATCTTTATCTGCTGGCTGAGCTGGATAACGTGCAGGAGATCGATGCCTTTGTTGAGTCGGATGGCAAAAATCTGCTGCAAACCTTGCAGCGCGATATTCTTGAGCTGGAAGACCACGCACTGGTGGCCGTTAGCCACGAAACACAAAATACCAGCACGCAAAAGCGTCGATTGGCACTCGACGATCGTTCGGTTGATTTTCACGCCTGCCATAGCCCGCAGCGCGAGGTAGAAGTGCTTCACGATCGGCTATTGGCCATGATGGCGGACGATCCTGAACTGATGCCGCGCGACGTCATTGTGATGATGGCGGATATCGACAGCTATACACCATTTATTCAGGCGGTGTTTGGTAATGCGCCGGACAACCGCTATCTGCCTTTTGCCATCTCCGATCAGCGTGCGCGACATGCGCATCCCGCATTGCAGGCGGTAATCAGCCTGCTGGATTTACCCACCAGCCGTTTTACGGCAGAACAGGTTTTGGCATTGCTTGAAGTGCCTGCTCTGGCTGCGCGTTTCGGTATTCAGGAAGAAGGGTTACGTCGTCTGCGCCTGTGGGTGGTGGAATCAGGTGTGCGTTGGGGATTGGATGACGACAACGTGCGCGATCTGATGCTACCGCCAACAGGTCAGCATACGTGGCGTTTTGGCCTGACGAGAATGCTGTTGGGCTATGCGATGGACAGTCAGGTCGGTGATTGGCAGGGAGTACTGCCTTACGATGAGTCTAGCGGTCTGATTGCGGAGCTGGCTGGTCAACTGGCCGAGTTGCTGATGCAGATCCATCAATGGCGCCAGCGCCTGTCTCAATCGCGTGTGCTTGTCGATTGGCTACCGCTCTGTAGAGAGCTGATCGAAACCTTCTTTGATACTGATAGCGAGACCGAAGCGGCGCTGGCATTGGTTGAAAAGCAGTGGCAGTACGTGATTAGCATGGGCACGGTGGCGCGTTATCCGCAGTTGGTGCCGATTTCCCGACTGCGTGATGAACTGTCGCGGCGTCTCGATCAGGAGCGACTTAGCCAGCGCTTTTTAGCTGGATCTATCAATTTCTGTACGCTGATGCCTATGCGCTCTATTCCGTTTAAGGTCGTGTGTTTACTGGGCATGAATGATGGCGTCTATCCACGGACGCTGCCGCCGCTTGGGTTCGATCTAATGGGGAGAAAAATCAAACGCGGTGACCGTAGCCGACGTGACGACGATCGCTATCTGTTTCTTGAAGCGCTCCTGTCGGCGCAGCACAAACTTTATATCAGCTATATCGGGCGATCGATTCAGGATAATACGCGCCGCTATCCTTCCGTATTGGTCAGCGAACTGACGGAATATATTGCACAAAGTTACGTCCTGCCGGGTGATGAAGCGCTGGATATCGATAGCAGCGCAGAGCGTGTCGTGAAGCATCTTTGCCGTGAGCATAGCCGGATGCCTTTTGATGCGGATAACTTCCTGTCAGCACCGCAGCCGTTGAGTTTTGCGGCAGAATGGTTGGCGGCGGCGAACCGAAAAGGGGAAGCTCAGCCGGACTTTGATCGTGAAACGCTCTCCGAAAGAGTGAATGATTGCAGTATCAGTCTGGATGATTTGAAGCGTTTTTATCGCCACCCCGTGCGAGCTTTTTTCCAACTACGGCTTGGTGTGAGTTTTATGCTGCACAGTGACGAACTGTTGGACGAAGAGCCCTTCGTGGTTGATAGCCTCAACCGTTATCAATTGAATAGCGAGTTGCTTAATACCTTGATTAAGGAAGGTGATACGGAAAAACTGTATCGTCGAGCCAGAGCCGCGGGCGAACTACCTTATGGGGCATTCGGTGAAATTTACTGGCAGGAGCAACAGCAGGATATGGCGCAGCTAGCCGCGCGCGTGCGTGATGAGTTAACGCCAGCGCTGCCGGTGAGTCAGGAAGTGGACATTATCCTTGACGGTGTGCGCGTCAGCGGTTGGCTGAATCAGGTACAGCCGGATGGTTTGCTGCGCTGGCGTCCGGGCACACTTTCCATGAAAGATGGCATTACGTTGTGGCTGGAACATCTGGCCTACTGTGCTGCGGGCGGGCAGGGCGAAAGTCGGCTGTATGGGCGGGAAGACACCGCATGGTGCTTTGCTGCCTTATCGGAAACGCAGGCCAGAGAACAGCTGGCCGTGATGGTGGATGGATATCGTCAGGGCATGAGCAAGCCGCTATTACTGCTCAATAAAGCAGGGAGTGCGTGGTTAGCTGAATGTTATGATCGTGAAAGCGATAGTCTGCGGTTGGATGTGGAGGCGCAGAACAAGGCGCGTACCCGCTTGCTGCAAGCCTGGCAGGGCAATATGGGAATGCGGGGCGAAGGCGAGGATTATTACCTGCAACGTATTGTTCGTGAGTTGGATGAAAAGCGAATGAATGAGGTGATTGAAGCGGCGAAAATCTGGCTACTGCCACCGTTCCGCTTTAATCTGGCTTGA